A genomic window from Solanum dulcamara chromosome 11, daSolDulc1.2, whole genome shotgun sequence includes:
- the LOC129874100 gene encoding CDPK-related kinase 5, protein MGACTSKPSNYSGDNITVAANGATLTVKSTPNNNEDDSSHQQERTKKDEPDVGKKSPFFPFYSPSPAHYLFSKKSPLRSPANASSNSTPRRFFKRPFPPPSPAKHIRAVLARRHGTVKPNESAIPEVNETEAGGGGGGGGGAGLDKSFGFSKNFGNKYELGEEVGRGHFGYTCKAKFKKGEVKGQEVAVKVIPKSKMTTAIAIEDVRREVKILRALTGHSNLVKFYDSYEDHTNVYIVMELCEGGELLDRILSRGGKYSEDDAKAVMIQILKVVAFCHLQGVVHRDLKPENFLFTSKEENAQLKAIDFGLSDFVKPDERLNDIVGSAYYVAPEVLHRSYSTEADVWSIGVIAYILLCGSRPFWARTESGIFRSVLKADPTFEEQPWPTLSSEAKDFVKRLLNKDPRKRMTAAQALGHPWIKNSNNIEVPLDILIFKLMKAYMRSSALRKAALRALSKTLTVDELFYLKEQFSLLQPTKNGTISFDNVKTALMKHATDAMKEARIHDFLASLNALQYRRMDFEEFCAAALSVHQLEALDRWEQHARCAYEIFEKEGNRAIMIEELASELGLSPSVPVHAVLHDWLRHTDGKLSFLGFAKLLHGVSSRSITKVQ, encoded by the exons ATGGGTGCTTGCACTTCTAAACCCTCAAATTATTCCGGCGACAACATTACTGTCGCCGCCAACGGAGCTACACTTACGGTGAAATCTACTCCCAACAATAATGAGGACGACAGCAGCCATCAGCAAGAAAGGACGAAAAAGGACGAACCTGATGTGGGTAAAAAATCACCTTTTTTCCCTTTCTACAGTCCCAGTCCGGCGCATTATTTGTTCTCCAAGAAATCTCCGTTGAGATCTCCGGCGAATGCCAGCTCTAATTCTACTCCCCGGAGGTTTTTTAAACGGCCATTTCCTCCGCCTTCTCCAGCGAAACACATCCGTGCTGTGTTGGCCCGGCGACACGGCACTGTGAAACCGAACGAGTCTGCAATCCCCGAAGTAAATGAAACGGAGGCTGGCGGCGGCGGTGGAGGAGGCGGAGGCGCGGGGCTTGATAAGAGTTttggattttcaaaaaattttgGGAACAAGTATGAGCTGGGAGAGGAAGTTGGAAGAGGGCATTTTGGATATACTTGTAAAGCTAAGTTCAAGAAGGGTGAAGTCAAAGGACAAGAAGTTGCTGTAAAAGTCATCCCCAAATCAAAG ATGACTACTGCAATAGCCATTGAGGATGTGAGAAGAGAGGTGAAGATATTAAGAGCTTTGACAGGACATAGCAATTTAGTAAAATTTTATGATTCATATGAAGACCACACCAATGTCTACATAGTCATGGA GCTGTGTGAAGGAGGTGAGCTTTTGGATAGAATACTCTCGAG AGGTGGAAAGTACTCAGAAGATGATGCAAAGGCTGTAATGATACAAATACTGAAAGTTGTTGCATTTTGCCACCTTCAAGGTGTGGTGCACCGGGATCTTAAGCCAGAG AACTTCTTATTCACGTCTAAGGAGGAAAATGCACAACTTAAAGCAATAGACTTTGGACTGTCTGATTTTGTGAAGCCAG ATGAAAGACTTAATGATATTGTTGGTAGTGCATATTATGTCGCTCCCGAGGTTCTACATAGATCTTATAGTACAGAGGCTGATGTTTGGAGTATAGGTGTCATAGCATATATCCTATTGTGTGGAAGCCGTCCTTTTTGGGCTCGAACAGAATCTGGGATATTTAGGTCTGTCCTCAAAGCTGATCCAACTTTTGAAGAACAGCCTTGGCCTACATTATCTTCTGAGGCGAAAGATTTTGTGAAACGTCTATTGAATAAAGATCCCCGGAAAAGAATGACTGCAGCTCAGGCTTTGG GTCATCCATGGAtaaagaatagtaacaacataGAGGTGCCTTTGGATATTTTGATATTCAAATTAATGAAGGCTTACATGCGGTCCTCTGCTCTTAGGAAAGCTGCACTACGG GCTTTGTCAAAGACATTGAcagtagatgagctattctattTGAAGGAGCAGTTTTCACTGCTAcaaccaaccaaaaatggaaccATAAGCTTCGACAACGTTAAAACG GCCCTGATGAAACATGCAACAGATGCAATGAAGGAAGCTCGCATCCATGATTTTCTTGCATCG CTTAATGCGCTACAGTACAGGAGGATGGATTTTGAGGAATTTTGTGCTGCTGCATTAAGTGTTCATCAGCTTGAGGCTCTTGACCGGTGGGAACAACATGCACGTTGTGCCTATGAGATCTTTGAGAAAGAAGGCAATAGGGCCATTATGATAGAAGAATTAGCTTCG GAACTTGGTCTTAGCCCTTCGGTTCCTGTCCATGCTGTTCTACATGACTGGCTCAGGCACACTGACGGAAAGCTCAGTTTTCTTGGTTTTGCAAAGTTGTTGCATGGAGTGTCTAGCCGTTCAATTACAAAAGTTCAATAA